A single Marinitoga aeolica DNA region contains:
- the panD gene encoding aspartate 1-decarboxylase, translating into MFRILLKGKIHRATVTEKNIHYEGSITVDEELMELADIEENELVQIVDVNNGARFETYVIKGERGSRIIGLNGAAARMVELGDKVIIMAYGLYSKEEKSNPKIVVVDDKNNPKILKNHEEPRTEC; encoded by the coding sequence ATGTTCAGAATATTATTGAAGGGAAAAATTCATAGGGCAACCGTTACCGAAAAAAATATTCACTATGAAGGAAGTATTACTGTAGATGAAGAATTAATGGAACTTGCAGATATTGAAGAGAATGAATTGGTTCAAATAGTAGATGTAAATAATGGAGCGAGATTTGAAACATATGTTATAAAAGGCGAAAGAGGGTCAAGAATAATAGGTTTGAATGGGGCAGCAGCAAGAATGGTTGAGTTAGGAGATAAGGTAATTATTATGGCATATGGACTATATTCAAAAGAAGAAAAAAGTAACCCAAAGATAGTTGTAGTAGATGACAAAAATAATCCAAAAATATTGAAAAATCATGAAGAACCGAGAACGGAGTGTTGA
- a CDS encoding nucleotidyltransferase, with amino-acid sequence MKVLGVVVEYNPFHNGHLYHLKKAKELINPDFTVAVMSGNFVQRGEPAIIDKFSRAEIALEMGIDIVFELPFLYSIQDANGFAFGSIGLLDRTNVVTDVVFGSESADIKTLNIIAETLYKQPEDYQILLKKYLKKGYSFPNARKYALIDYFETKKLLDKDEILIIEKSNDILGLEYLIALKKLNSKIIPHTIRRKGSNYNDENFSGNFSSATAIRKLWKEKKYDLIKASVPSKTFEIIKREEQLGKAPIFIEDFEISFLSYLRTLSRDNLKKYYGVNEGLDQRIIEAAKHTNTIKELYHNIKSKRFTYTRIKRTLLNIYFGITNELIENINNTGPQYLRVLGFTEKGRELLSVMRNRVEYPIITTPSNYISIIKNIERDLKNKRKMWSIDKKTYFKMIEYDFKATNVYSLYYKNKEYSKYELDKKMKIIYRKGKV; translated from the coding sequence TTGAAAGTATTGGGGGTAGTAGTAGAATATAACCCTTTTCATAATGGGCATTTATATCATTTAAAAAAAGCTAAGGAACTTATAAATCCAGATTTTACTGTAGCAGTTATGAGCGGTAATTTTGTTCAACGCGGGGAACCAGCTATTATTGATAAATTTTCTAGGGCAGAAATAGCACTAGAAATGGGAATAGATATAGTTTTTGAACTCCCGTTTTTATACTCAATTCAAGATGCTAATGGTTTTGCCTTTGGTTCGATAGGGTTATTAGATAGAACAAATGTAGTAACAGATGTAGTATTTGGTAGTGAATCTGCTGATATAAAAACGTTAAACATAATAGCCGAAACTTTGTATAAACAACCAGAAGATTACCAAATATTACTAAAAAAATATTTAAAAAAGGGTTATTCTTTCCCAAATGCCAGAAAATATGCTTTAATAGACTATTTTGAAACTAAAAAGTTATTAGATAAAGATGAAATATTAATTATTGAAAAATCAAATGATATTCTTGGTTTAGAATATCTTATAGCATTAAAAAAATTAAATTCTAAAATTATTCCTCATACAATAAGGCGAAAGGGATCAAATTATAATGATGAAAATTTTAGCGGTAATTTTTCTAGTGCTACAGCAATTAGAAAATTATGGAAGGAAAAAAAATATGATTTAATAAAAGCTTCGGTACCATCAAAAACATTTGAAATAATAAAAAGAGAAGAACAACTAGGCAAAGCACCCATATTTATTGAAGATTTTGAAATTTCATTTTTATCTTATTTAAGAACGCTAAGTAGAGATAATTTAAAAAAATATTATGGTGTAAATGAAGGTCTTGATCAAAGAATAATAGAAGCTGCAAAGCATACCAATACAATTAAAGAGTTATATCATAATATTAAATCTAAAAGATTTACATATACGAGAATTAAAAGGACATTATTAAATATATATTTTGGCATAACAAATGAATTAATTGAAAATATAAATAATACAGGCCCTCAATATTTAAGAGTCTTGGGCTTTACGGAAAAAGGTAGAGAATTATTATCAGTAATGAGAAATAGGGTTGAATATCCTATAATAACAACACCCTCTAATTATATTTCAATAATAAAGAATATTGAAAGAGATTTAAAGAATAAAAGAAAAATGTGGAGCATTGATAAAAAGACATATTTTAAAATGATAGAATATGATTTTAAAGCTACCAATGTATATTCACTTTATTATAAAAATAAAGAATATTCTAAATATGAGTTAGACAAAAAAATGAAAATAATATATAGAAAGGGGAAAGTATGA
- a CDS encoding alpha-amylase family glycosyl hydrolase, whose protein sequence is MKKHILIIVIIVLSIMLFSRNVTIYYTQAASSVYILGDFTDFKPVSMDKSNTGIWKKVFNLNEGKYKYLFLVDNEKILDYKNPNTIYYNGELYSVLTVESEETYIPSINDGIIGVVKHNVERKFINPVKPGEIYLSLEVQKNDVQDVIFIGNGKMLKKEKLIYDNSEMYRFHIFTPSNILKYKFLIKDGKISLEYPENYYFEFDFDKPIIKYLNVPEWSKGRIYYQIFPERFRNGDKNNDPKYTNNWYGPYTSSSLGSNGFYGGDLEGVIKSIDYLKDLGIEAIYFNPIFESVSSHKYDTKDYLKIDPHFGDEKTFEKLINELKENNIKIVLDGVFNHSGDEFFAMQDIFRNQKNSKYLNWYFIKKFPVTKSADSYLSWWGYADLPKLNVDYYGVKAYISSVIGKWMEYGIDGWRLDAADQVKESFWEKFFYPLVKGINNKAIISGEYWKDSTRFFEYPAFDTVMNYLFRDATLGYAKGGSASNFVRNTNSYLEKYPPQVLNSLWNMLDSHDTSRVLTELNGDINKLKIAVGIQMTFVGAPVIYYGDEIGLDGGKDPWCRKPFPWDKEFWNMDIYNYYKKMIKLRKEHEALRYGEYEVLKTKLGALVYKRYTDTDEVIVITNSRKIPVKLNMKLNGKYIDFFTGNEVNSIDKISGLSIQILIRQ, encoded by the coding sequence ATGAAAAAACATATTTTAATAATTGTAATTATTGTCTTATCAATAATGCTGTTTTCAAGAAATGTAACTATTTATTATACACAAGCTGCATCATCTGTGTATATACTAGGGGATTTTACCGATTTTAAACCTGTTAGTATGGATAAATCAAATACTGGTATATGGAAAAAAGTTTTTAATTTAAATGAAGGAAAATATAAATATTTATTTTTAGTTGATAATGAAAAGATTTTGGATTATAAAAATCCAAATACAATATATTATAATGGAGAATTATATTCAGTATTAACAGTAGAAAGTGAAGAAACATATATTCCGTCTATAAATGATGGAATAATTGGAGTAGTAAAGCATAATGTTGAAAGAAAATTTATAAATCCAGTTAAACCAGGAGAAATATATCTTTCCTTGGAAGTTCAAAAAAATGATGTTCAAGATGTTATATTTATAGGTAATGGAAAAATGTTAAAAAAAGAAAAATTAATATATGACAATTCAGAAATGTATAGATTTCATATTTTTACACCTTCAAATATTTTAAAATATAAATTTTTGATAAAAGATGGAAAAATTTCTTTAGAATATCCTGAAAATTATTATTTTGAATTTGACTTTGATAAACCAATTATCAAATATTTAAATGTTCCCGAATGGTCTAAAGGAAGAATATATTATCAAATATTTCCAGAAAGATTTAGAAATGGCGATAAAAATAATGATCCAAAATATACAAATAATTGGTATGGACCTTACACATCTTCATCTTTAGGATCAAATGGTTTTTATGGTGGTGATCTTGAAGGTGTGATAAAATCCATAGATTATTTGAAAGATTTAGGAATAGAGGCAATTTATTTCAATCCTATTTTTGAATCTGTATCCAGCCATAAATATGATACAAAGGATTATTTAAAAATAGATCCACATTTTGGAGATGAAAAAACATTTGAAAAATTAATAAATGAATTAAAAGAAAATAATATTAAAATAGTCTTAGATGGTGTTTTTAATCATTCTGGGGATGAATTTTTTGCCATGCAGGATATATTTAGAAATCAAAAAAATTCAAAATATTTGAATTGGTATTTTATAAAAAAATTCCCTGTAACAAAATCAGCTGATAGTTATCTTTCGTGGTGGGGGTATGCTGATTTACCTAAATTAAATGTGGATTATTATGGTGTTAAAGCATACATCTCTTCTGTAATTGGTAAATGGATGGAATACGGGATTGATGGATGGCGTTTAGATGCTGCAGATCAAGTTAAAGAATCATTTTGGGAAAAGTTCTTTTATCCTTTGGTGAAAGGAATTAATAATAAAGCAATAATTAGTGGTGAATATTGGAAAGACTCTACAAGATTTTTTGAATATCCAGCATTTGATACTGTAATGAATTATCTTTTTAGAGATGCAACTCTTGGTTATGCAAAGGGTGGAAGTGCTTCTAATTTTGTAAGAAATACCAATTCATATTTAGAAAAATATCCACCTCAAGTTTTAAATTCTCTGTGGAATATGTTGGATAGTCATGATACTTCTAGAGTATTGACAGAATTAAATGGTGATATTAATAAATTAAAAATAGCTGTAGGAATTCAAATGACATTTGTAGGAGCTCCAGTAATATATTATGGTGATGAAATTGGATTAGATGGTGGAAAAGATCCATGGTGTAGAAAACCATTTCCATGGGATAAAGAATTTTGGAATATGGATATATATAATTATTATAAAAAAATGATTAAATTAAGAAAAGAACATGAAGCATTGAGATATGGAGAGTATGAAGTTTTAAAAACAAAATTAGGAGCGTTAGTATATAAGAGATATACAGATACTGATGAAGTTATAGTAATAACAAATTCAAGAAAAATACCAGTAAAATTAAATATGAAATTAAATGGAAAATATATAGATTTTTTCACAGGTAATGAGGTTAATTCAATAGACAAAATATCAGGATTAAGTATCCAGATTTTAATAAGGCAGTGA
- the priA gene encoding replication restart helicase PriA, protein MYYYEVAVFGTYTYNTFTYSYEEKLAPGQRVLIEFRNQQKLGVILSETNKKDYKIKEIELVIDNIPLINNSHIKLIYSASKKFFMPISEIARLLFPPLSSDKLKIKILPKSSLSGIEKPIFLNEYYKKFKNRKEANKHIKELIKNDLISLSVHIKKTIEKKNNIIILKKNIDEILNEKISKSAMRVINYLIEKEKVLEEELYNNKIIYRGSTVLNTLVKKGIIEIISSKEENNEEFKVELTEKQNEILEDLLKEKESIDLLYGVTGSGKTEIFFEVMEKYIEEGKKILIIIPEISLTPQFLYRIKRRFPENKIGIYHSNINSTERIKTWYKAVNGEIDIIVGTRSAVWIPIKDLGMIIIDEEHDHSLYQFDQISYDAVEIGYMRAKIENIKLILSSATPTLKEMKRAFENKINLYELKERVYTEMPDIEIIDMKKEEKLSWIFTKKVLEEIKETLKKEEKVLIFSPTKGYANYLICTNCGNVLKCENCDVSYTYHRYENKLKCHYCGSEKKVPSACPACGNPELQLRGYGTERVVNELLKFFPNKKIIRMDREIIKTNDDLYKAFEEIKKEGPAIVVGTKMITKGLDIADIKLVVILDSDRYLNFPEYTSQEHTASLLIQVAGRSGRREKGKVLIQTFKSGSPFFEYIKEHDFDNVIELELNNRKKYKYPPYSDLLLLIFSHPNQEQALKEAEEFYKLLEKKFTEIEIMEPTEPLISKLRGQYRYQIVIKGNIDHDKFYEIIKKYNKKMYVYLNPPTTLL, encoded by the coding sequence ATGTATTATTATGAAGTAGCGGTGTTTGGTACATATACATATAATACATTTACATATTCATATGAAGAAAAATTAGCACCCGGTCAAAGGGTGCTAATTGAATTTAGAAATCAACAAAAGTTAGGAGTAATTCTTTCGGAAACCAATAAAAAAGATTACAAAATAAAGGAAATAGAATTAGTAATTGATAATATTCCATTGATAAATAATTCTCATATAAAATTGATTTATTCTGCATCTAAGAAATTTTTCATGCCTATAAGTGAAATAGCAAGATTGTTATTTCCTCCATTATCTTCAGATAAACTTAAAATTAAAATATTACCAAAATCATCACTATCAGGTATTGAAAAACCAATATTTTTAAATGAATATTATAAAAAATTTAAAAATAGAAAAGAAGCTAATAAACATATAAAAGAATTAATAAAAAATGATTTAATCAGTTTATCGGTTCATATTAAAAAAACTATTGAAAAAAAGAACAATATTATAATACTGAAGAAAAATATAGATGAAATACTAAATGAAAAAATATCAAAATCTGCGATGAGAGTAATAAATTATTTAATAGAAAAAGAAAAAGTATTAGAAGAAGAATTATATAATAATAAAATTATTTATAGGGGGTCAACGGTACTAAATACGCTTGTTAAAAAGGGTATTATTGAAATTATAAGTTCAAAAGAAGAAAATAATGAAGAATTTAAAGTAGAACTAACAGAGAAACAAAATGAAATATTGGAAGATTTATTAAAAGAAAAAGAATCAATAGATCTTTTATATGGAGTAACAGGAAGTGGTAAAACGGAAATATTTTTTGAAGTAATGGAAAAATATATTGAAGAAGGGAAGAAAATTTTAATTATAATTCCTGAGATTTCATTAACTCCACAATTTTTATACAGAATAAAAAGAAGATTTCCAGAAAATAAAATAGGAATTTATCATTCTAATATAAATTCCACCGAAAGAATAAAAACTTGGTACAAAGCAGTAAATGGTGAAATAGATATTATAGTTGGTACAAGAAGTGCTGTATGGATACCAATAAAAGATTTAGGAATGATAATAATAGATGAAGAACATGATCATTCATTATATCAATTTGATCAAATTTCTTATGATGCTGTAGAAATAGGTTATATGAGGGCAAAAATAGAAAATATTAAATTAATATTATCATCTGCCACACCTACTCTAAAAGAAATGAAAAGGGCATTTGAAAATAAAATTAATTTATATGAATTAAAAGAAAGAGTCTATACAGAAATGCCAGATATTGAAATTATTGATATGAAAAAAGAAGAAAAGTTAAGCTGGATATTTACAAAAAAAGTATTAGAAGAAATAAAAGAAACTTTAAAGAAAGAAGAAAAGGTTTTAATATTTTCACCGACAAAAGGGTATGCAAATTATTTAATTTGTACAAATTGTGGTAATGTGTTAAAATGTGAAAATTGTGATGTTTCATATACTTATCATAGATACGAAAATAAATTAAAGTGTCATTATTGTGGAAGTGAAAAAAAAGTTCCGTCAGCCTGTCCTGCCTGTGGGAATCCAGAGTTACAATTAAGGGGTTATGGTACAGAAAGAGTTGTAAATGAATTATTGAAATTTTTTCCAAATAAGAAAATTATCAGAATGGATAGAGAAATAATAAAAACAAATGATGATTTATATAAAGCATTTGAGGAAATAAAAAAAGAAGGGCCAGCTATAGTAGTTGGGACTAAAATGATTACTAAAGGGTTAGATATAGCAGATATTAAGTTAGTAGTAATTTTAGATAGCGATAGATATTTAAATTTTCCAGAATATACATCACAAGAACATACAGCTTCTTTATTAATTCAGGTTGCTGGACGTTCGGGAAGAAGAGAAAAAGGGAAAGTATTAATACAAACATTTAAATCGGGAAGCCCATTTTTCGAATATATTAAAGAACATGATTTTGATAATGTGATTGAATTGGAATTAAATAACAGAAAAAAATATAAATATCCACCTTACTCAGATCTGCTATTGCTGATATTTTCTCATCCTAATCAAGAGCAAGCATTAAAAGAAGCAGAAGAGTTTTATAAATTATTAGAAAAAAAGTTTACTGAGATAGAAATAATGGAACCAACAGAACCATTAATATCAAAATTAAGAGGACAATATCGATATCAAATTGTGATTAAGGGAAATATTGATCATGATAAATTTTATGAAATAATAAAAAAATATAATAAAAAAATGTATGTTTATTTAAACCCACCGACAACATTATTATAA